A window of Ranitomeya variabilis isolate aRanVar5 chromosome 2, aRanVar5.hap1, whole genome shotgun sequence contains these coding sequences:
- the PSMC3 gene encoding 26S proteasome regulatory subunit 6A has translation MASVWDETEQDGVGQEVLKMSTEEIIQRTRLLDSEIKIMKSEVLRVTHELQAMKDKIKENSEKIKVNKTLPYLVSNVIELLDVDPNDQEEDGANIDLDSQRKGKCAVIKTSTRQTYFLPVIGLVDAEKLKPGDLVGVNKDSYLILETLPTEYDSRVKAMEVDERPTEQYSDIGGLDKQIQELVEAIVLPMNHKEKFENLGIQPPKGVLMYGPPGTGKTLLARACAAQTKATFLKLAGPQLVQMFIGDGAKLVRDAFALAKEKAPSIIFIDELDAIGTKRFDSEKAGDREVQRTMLELLNQLDGFQPNTQVKVIAATNRVDILDPALLRSGRLDRKIEFPMPNEEARARIMQIHSRKMNVSPDVNYEELARCTDDFNGAQCKAVCVEAGMIALRRGATELTHEDYMEGILEVQAKKKANLQYYA, from the exons ATGGCGTCTGTGTGGGATGAAACGGAG CAGGATGGGGTGGGACAAGAAGTCCTCAAGATGTCAACAGAGGAGATAATCCAGAGAACCCGACTCCTGGACAGTGAGATCAAG ATCATGAAGAGCGAAGTTCTGCGCGTGACGCACGAGCTACAGGCCATGAAAGACAAAATCAAAGAAAACAGTGAGAAAATTAAAGTGAATAAGACGCTCCCGTACCTGGTGTCCAACGTGATCGAG CTGCTGGATGTGGACCCCAACGACCAGGAGGAAGATGGCGCCAACATTGATCTGGATTCACAGAGGAAGGGAAAATGTGCAGTAATCAAAACCTCTACCCGACAG ACGTACTTCTTGCCTGTGATCGGTTTGGTTGATGCCGAAAAGCTCAAACCAGGAGATCTCGTG ggGGTGAATAAGGATTCTTATCTGATCCTGGAAACTTTACCTACAGAATATGACTCCCGAGTGAAGGCGATGGAGGTGGATGAACGGCCGACGGAGCAATACAGCGACATTGGTGGTCTGGATAAGCAGATCCAGGAG cttgtagaagcCATCGTTTTACCTATGAATCACAAGGAGAAGTTTGAGAATTTGGGAATTCAGCCCCCGAAAGGTGTTCTGATGTATGGCCCCCCTGGGACAGGAAAGACCCTCCTGGCGAGAGCATGTGCCGCACAGACTAAG GCCACTTTCTTGAAGCTCGCCGGTCCTCAGTTAGTGCAGATGTTTATTGGAGACGGAGCCAAGCTGGTCCGCGACGCCTTTGCTCTGGCCAAGGAGAAGGCGCCATCTATCATTTTCATCGATGAGCTGGACGCTATTGGGACTAAAAG GTTTGATAGTGAAAAGGCCGGAGACCGAGAAGTGCAGAGAACCATGTTGGAGCTTCTGAACCAGCTGGATGGATTCCAGCCCAACACCCAAGTTAAG GTGATCGCTGCTACAAACCGTGTAGACATCTTGGATCCCGCTCTCCTCCGTTCAGGACGTCTCGACAGGAAAATCGAATTTCCAATGCCCAATGAAGAGGCCCGAGCCCGAATCATGCAAATTCATTCCCGCAAGATGAACGTCAG CCCCGATGTCAATTATGAGGAGCTGGCGCGCTGCACCGATGACTTCAACGGAGCACAATGTAAAGCGGTGTGCGTGGAGGCG GGTATGATTGCTCTGCGCAGAGGGGCCACCGAGCTGACACATGAAGATTACATGGAGGGGATCTTGGAAGTCCAAGCTAAGAAAAAGGCCAATTTGCAGTACTATGCGTAG